The Hydrogenobacter sp. T-2 region AAAACAAAATCCACATAAATAGAAAGATGGTGCAGATGAATATTGCGGAGGAAGTGCATTTTAAACTAACAATTTAGATGAGGACAAAAGACACTTTTGAGTTTAGGCTATAATAAACTTAGGAGGTCCGAAATGAGCTTGCTTGTGGTTTATGACGAGGAAGGAAGGCTTTTGGAAGTTGAAAGGGACTACGAAAAGATATCTCAGAGGCTTGCGTCCATTGGAATACGCTTTGAAAGGTGGGAGGCGAAGGCAGAGCTTCCCTGGTCTGCAGGTCAAGAAGAGGTGCTTGAAGCCTACAAGGAGGATGTGGACAGGATAGTGAAGGAGTTTGACTTTAAGTCCATTGATGTGGTAAGCCTAACACCAGAGCATCCAAAAAAGGAAGAGCTAAGAAATATGTTTCTTTCAGAGCATACGCACTCAGACTTTGAAGTGAGGTTTTTCGTGGATGGCTGTGGAACCTTTTACCTGCACCCTGAGGATAAAGTCTACGTGGTCTTGTGTGAGAAGGGTGATTTCATAAGCGTGCCTGCAAACACAAAGCACTGGTTTGATATGGGAACAGAGCCGTTCTTTAAGGCTATTAGGTTTTTCTCCATACCTGACGGTTGGGTGGCAAACTTCACAGGCTCTGATATATCCAAAAAAATACCAAGCCACGACCAAATCTTGAAGCTAAGATGATAAGGGCAATTATAACGGATATAGAAGGAACAACCTCATCCATATCCTATGTAAAAGAGGTTATGTTTCCCTACTCAGAGATAAGGCTTAGAAGTTTTCTTGAGGCTTATTGGCAAGAGGATAAGGTCAAGGAGCTAATAAGAGGACTTGAGGAAAAACTCCAAAGAAGCATAGACCTTGACACTGCGGTAAAGACCTTTGAAGAATGGATAGATAAAGACCTAAAAGAACCACTTCTCAAAGAACTTCAAGGGCATATATGGGAAGAGGGGTTTAAGTCAGGAGAGTTAAAAGGACACATATACGAAGATGCTTATAAAAAACTCAAAGAGTGGAAGGAGCAAGGCTATAGGCTCTATGTTTACTCTTCTGGTTCTGTAAAGGCTCAAAAGCTCTTTTTTGGAAACACAGACTACGGAGACCTTACCTATCTTTTTGATGGCTTTTTTGACACTTCTGTGGGAAGTAAAAAGGAGAAGGAGTCTTATCTGAAAATTGCTGAGCTTATAGGTCTAAAGCCGGAGGAGTGTTTGTTTTTGTCTGACTTGGAGGAGGAGCTTGACTGTGCAAGGTCCGCTGGTATGAGAACTATAAGGGTTGTAAGGGACACGGAAAAGACAGATTCAAAACACCCTATTGTGGAGAACTTCTACCAAATAACACTTTAAGAGAGTAGAGAACAAATATAACACCACCTGCAACTGCAAGAAGTGTGCCAATACCCATTAGACCCAAAGACATAAGCACTAATGGGTCATCGGTAAAGCCTGTGCCATAGGTTTTTCTTGGTGCATTCCTTAAACCTGCAAAAAAGAGTCCCAACACAAAAAGCACCATGCCAGTGCCGTATAGATAAACTTGGGGTAAGGATATTTTGCTGAGCCTTTGGGTATAACCCAGCTCCTTAAAAAGATAATATGCAATTGTCATAAAGG contains the following coding sequences:
- the mtnC gene encoding acireductone synthase — translated: MIRAIITDIEGTTSSISYVKEVMFPYSEIRLRSFLEAYWQEDKVKELIRGLEEKLQRSIDLDTAVKTFEEWIDKDLKEPLLKELQGHIWEEGFKSGELKGHIYEDAYKKLKEWKEQGYRLYVYSSGSVKAQKLFFGNTDYGDLTYLFDGFFDTSVGSKKEKESYLKIAELIGLKPEECLFLSDLEEELDCARSAGMRTIRVVRDTEKTDSKHPIVENFYQITL
- a CDS encoding 1,2-dihydroxy-3-keto-5-methylthiopentene dioxygenase, translating into MSLLVVYDEEGRLLEVERDYEKISQRLASIGIRFERWEAKAELPWSAGQEEVLEAYKEDVDRIVKEFDFKSIDVVSLTPEHPKKEELRNMFLSEHTHSDFEVRFFVDGCGTFYLHPEDKVYVVLCEKGDFISVPANTKHWFDMGTEPFFKAIRFFSIPDGWVANFTGSDISKKIPSHDQILKLR